GCTGCGGCCGCCCACGAGCGCTAGCAGTGCTGGCACGAGGGTGAGGCTCGCGAACGCCGTGGCTGCTACTGTTATCGGTATAGCCTCGCCCATGCTCCTCAGGAAGCCTATGTCCCAGCCTAGTAGCAGGCTACCGAAGCCTATGATCACCGTGAGAGCGCTAGCAACCACCGCTGGGCCTGCCCGCTTGAGGGCGCGGCGGGCCGCCTCCCTAGCGTCTCCCAGCTTAGCGTACTCCTCGCGGAACCTGTGCACTATGTAGCCAGCATAGTCTGCCCCGAGGCCCAGCGCCGTGGTCATCATCAATGCCTGTGTCTGGGAGTTCAGGTCTATCCACCCGTGGCTCGCCGCCAGGTATGCTAGGGCGCCGCCAACCACCAGGCCTAGGAATATGCCGAGGTACGGCAGGATCACCGCGAAGACGCTCTCAAGTATCAGCAGCAGTACTATGAACGTGCCTAGCTCGCTGTACCTGCTTGTACCCTCTACGTCCTTCCTAGCATACTCCTTTACCTGATTCATCAGGAGGTCGCTACCGCTCACATACACCTTCTCATAGGCTATACCCAGCCCGCCTAGCAGCTTCTCGGCCTCCCTCCCGGCTGCCACCGTGTTCTCTGCCTTCTCGTCCTGTGTCTCGCCGAGCAGCTCACCCATCACTAGGAATGCTGTATGATCGCTCGAGACTAGCAGGCCTTCGGTCTCCCTGAGGAGGCGCGGGTAGATGCTGCCCAGGAGCAGCTTCTCGGTCAGCAGCCTGGCTGCCTCCTCTACCGTGGTCTCGCCCCTCGCAGCCTCGACGGAGAGCCTGGCCAGCTCCTCTGGCAGCCACTTCGGCGGCTCGAAGTCCCCCATCTTCATCTTGTCCATGTTCTTCTCGGCCATCTCCCTCATCGTGTCCTCTATTACGCTCCACTTCCGGTCCTCTGGTACCCCGGGGCCCTCCTTGACGACGACCTCCACTATCCTCTCGACCGCTGGACGAGCCTCCTCCGGCACATGCGATAGGATCTGCTCCCTCAGCATCTCCGCTACTATGCGGCGCACCGCCTCCTTGCTGTGTAGCATCTCCTCTACCTTGTCCACGGTGAGGGGTATCTCCATGCCCTGCTTCCCGGCCATCCACAGCACCGCCTCTACTGCCAGGGTCTCGTTGGTGGCTAGCCTGCCCTCGGCTAGTGGATCGAAGCGGCTAACCGCCTCCGCGATGAGCCTCGCCTGCTCCTGGTCGCCAGTCTTCTCCGCTACCTGCTGCTCGAGGAGCCCTAGCGCTAGCTCTCGTAGCTTCTCGGGGGAGGCCTCTCCGCGGGCTACGAGGAGAGCCAGCTTCTCCACTACTTCGCGGGGTAGCGGCATCCCCTTCTCCTTAGCTGCCTCGTAGACTATGCCCGCGGCGAGCTCTGCGGCCGCCTCCGGGCTGGCCAGCTTGCCCTGCGCCTCGGGGTCAGCCTTCAGCACGGCCGGGACCAGCCCTGCCGCCTCGCTGGGCAGCTGCGCCTCCAGCAGCCTGGCTGCCTCCTCCGCTGCCACACCGCGGTCTAGGCCATTGGCGAGTACCCTGGCTGCCGCCTCTACGGCTGGCCTCGGTGCTCCGAGGCTCTCTAGCAGCTTCTCTGCCGCCGCGAGCGCCCTGTCCCAGCCCCTCGCTAGTAGCCCCGTTGCCTCCGGGTCACTCTCCACCAGGATCCCTACCATCACGGCCGTGGCGTTGCCTGGTAGCTGCATCTCCTCCGCAGCCCTAGCCGCCACGAGGGCCGCGACGTCCCTGGGCGATAGTGTCCCCTCTACCGCGCCGGCTGCCAGCCTCTCCGCGGCGTCCATGGGCAGGCCCTGCTGGGCTAGCTGCTGGGCTAGTAGCGTCGCCGCTATCTGGCTCGAGCCCGCTGTTATCCTCTCTGTCGCCGTGCTCGCCGCCTTCCGGGCTAGGCCGAGTACCTGTAGCTGGCTCTCAACGTGCCTGGGCGGCAGCTGGTAGAGCGAGATGGCCTCAGTCACGTTTGCCTCCTTCTTCGCCTCTGCTAGGGCTTCTAGCCACTGCTGGGTGAGCACTGGTAGGAGGCTCTTCGCCTCCGGTGGCGTCCTGTCGGCGAGCGTCTCCCCGGCTACCTGGGCCGCCGCCGTGTCTGGGTCGAGGCCCTTCTCCACCAGGCTCTTGACCGCCATCCACGCCGCTATCGCCTGGTCCTGGGGCAGCGGGGCTAGCTGCGGATCAACCATTGTCAGGTTGGCGGCTGCAGCATAGGCCTCGTAGCTCCCGTTGTAGGCCTCCAGGTAGTAGTAGGCCCTACCCACCTGCCACCAGGTGTACGCCATCGCCTGCTCTATGCCGCCGACCAGCGTGGTGTTCGAGAGCACCGCCTTCAGCTGCTGGGCCCCGGAGACTAGGCCCTGGTAAAGCCCGCTGTACGCCTCGTCTAGCCTCTGGAGCCCCAGGGCTGTCTCGTTGAGCTTCTCGGCGAGGGCTAGGAGCTTGTCTGTAGCGTTCACCAGCGCTAGGTCTATCCCCGCTATGCCCGTTATCGTCTGGTTTAGGACGCCCGTGAGGTTTAGCAGACCCCTGTAGGCCTCAGCGTAGCCCCTATCCGCCTGCACGAGGCCCGTTATGCTCTTGTTTATCAGCTCTACCTGCTTGGTGGCGTTCTCGAGCCCCGAGGCGTAGGCCTCGTCTATCTGGTTGAAGGACTCGTAGATCTCGCGTGCGTGGCTTGTAGAAGCGTTTACTGCCTCCAGCATCGCCTCGTAGAGAGTCTCGTTGACGCTGGCTAGCATTACGGGTAGCGCGTTAACGTCCTTCATGTAGCGCCCGGTGACAGTGTCGTTGAACTCTTTGCCCCACTCTACTAGCCGGAGTACTGTGTTGTTGTCGTGGAGGTTTACCCCCGTTACAACTATTACTCCGACGCTGCCTTCCCCACCCGTCACCTTTTCTAGCAGCCTCGATGCCTTCACGGTCTCGCTGTTCTCGGGTAGTGTGTACTGCTGCTCCTTGACCACTGTGCTTAGCTTCGCGAAGAGCGGAGCGGCTGCCACCGCGAGGACTATCCACAGCGCTACTACCGCTAGAGGCCTCTTGGCTATAATCTCGGCTGCACCCATCCAGTTCACCCAACCTATCGATCTCCGACATATCTGCGGGGGATAAATCGCTTCCCGCAAACACTATTAAGGCGACATCCATAACGAAGAATAATGGATGATAGCACGCGGGCTGACCGTAACAGCAGCTAACAAGCATCCTCAACCCGGCAAACAGTTAGGCAGGCACATAGCACTCCAGGTTCCACACGTGAGGGGTGTAGACAGGGGGATGGTGAGCCAAGCACTCGAGATGCGCACCCGCTACATGATACTACTACTCCTAGCAGAGGGGCCGAAGACAGGCTACGAGCTAATGAAGAGGATAAGGAGCATCTTCGCGGAAGCTGGTGGCGGCGCCAGCCCCGGCACGGTATACCCTGTCCTCCGCGGCCTAGAAGAGGAGGGCTACATAGAGTCCAGCGAAGAGCCTCATGGCGCCCGCCAGAGGAAGGTCTACAGGATAACCGAGAAGGGCATAGAACAACTCCTACGGATGATAAACAAGGGCCTTTACGTCGTAGAGGCTACCATAAAGCTCCACATGGCTGCTGCTCAGTGCCTCGCGCGGAGCCCTCGCGGCGAGCTACTCCCGCTTCTAAGGGAGATACTTGCTAGGCTTGGGAGGATAGAGGAGCTCACTGGGGAGCTACGCGACATGCTGCAACGCGTAGTAGCGGTCTACGACGAGGCCCAGCAGGGCCGGGGAGCAGGGCAAGGCAATGCTATAAAGGGCTAGGCTGTGTTTACCCCTAGCATTCTGGGGCATAGACACCGTGGTCGAGGTAGTACGGTTCATAGGCAAGAACATTGTCGAGGAGAATGCGCGTCTGGCTGAGAAGCTCCGCCGGCTCTACAACGAGGCCGGTGTGAAGGTGTTCGAGTTCCTGGGGGGCCCGGGGAGCGGGAAGACGAGCGTGATAGAGAGGCTCGTGGAGCGGATGCTGAGGGACTATCGGCCGGACGAGATAGGCTACATCGGCGGCGACATAGCGACGACCCTGGATACCGAGCGCATAGCCCGGTACGGCGTCCGCCACGTGCAGATAAACACTGGGGGTACGTGCCACCTCGAGGTGCCCCACGTAGAGGCCGCGATAAGGGCCCTTGGAGGGGCCGAGGCGCTCCGCCGCCTAAAGGTCCTCATAATAGAGAATGTCGGTAACTTGATATGCCCGTTTAACTTCCCGCTCGGCGCCCATGCCCGAGTGCTGGTAGCCGATGTCGCTGAGGGCGAGGATAAGTTCGTTAAGCACCCGCTGAGTACACGGGCGAGCGACGTCATAGTGATAAACAAGGTGGATATAGCCGGCGCCGTGGACGTGGACGTGGAGAAGCTTGTCCGTGACGCGCGCAGCCTGAACCCTAGGGCGCCCATAGTCCTTGTGAGCGCTAGGACGGGGCAGGGCATAGAGGAGCTATACAGGGTTCTCATGGAGCTGGCCGGGAGCGGGGGGTAGGGATGTGCATGAGACGAGTATTGCTCTCAGCATTCTCGCCGCTGTGGAGGACGCGTTCCGCAGCACACCCGGAGCCCGCCGTGTGACCCGGATAAGGCTGCAGGTGGGCATGCTCAGCCTCATAGACCCGGAGGCGCTCCGGTTCGCGCTGCGCGTCGTCTCCCGGGGGACGCCCGCGGAGGACGCCGAGATAGACATCGAGATGGTTGAGCCCCGGTTCCGCTGCCAGAGCTGCGGGCACGAGTGGGGGCCAAGCCCTGAGGACGTGAAACGCATCTCCGAGGACCCTAACTTGAGTACGCTCGTCCACATCCACCCGGATGCTCTCGCCCGGTATCTCCGCTGCCCCAGGTGCCAGGGCGGTAATGTCGAGATAACCCGGGGCCATGGAGTGGTGCTCCACAGCGTGAGCATAGAGACCGACGGGGATGAGGGTGGAGAGGCGTAGCCTAGAGGAAAGGGTCCGGCTGATAGTCGAGAGGCTACTGGAGTGGTACAGGGATGAGCCATGGTGGCGGCGGGAGAAGGCGGAGCCCCTCCGCGTGATGTTGTCGATACTGCTGAGCAACCGCTCCAACCGCAGAGTTGTCCGCCGCGTGGTAGCGGAGCTTCTCGAGCGCTACCCCAGGCTAGAAGACATGCTTGGAGACCCCGACGGGGTGCGTAAGGCTCTCCAGCCGCTAGGCCTCGCAGCGCTACGGGCTCGGGCCGTCCTGGGCCTTGCCCGGCTACTGGCCGAGACCGGTGGCGTCGAGTCCTTCCTAGGGCTCCCGGCCGAGGAGGCTAGGAGGAGGCTCCTCACGATCCCCGGGGTCGGCGAGAAGACCGCGGACGTCCTCCTCATGGCGCTCTGGGACGCCGACGTGTTCCCGGTCGACACGCATATAGCGCGTATAGCCTCCCGGCTCGGCCTAGTAGAGCCCGGGGCACGGCCCGAACAGGTGAGGAGGCTCCTAGAGCCCCTCATACCCCGCGGGCTCCGTGCACGCGCCCACCTAGCCATGATCCAGCTCGGCCGCGAGGTCTGCAGGCCGCGGAGGCCCCGCTGCAGCGAGTGCCCGCTCCGCGGGCTCTGCAGCTTCCCGCGGGGCACCGAGGCCGGCTAGTGGGCGAGGCGTGTCCCAGACTCCTATCTCGCGCACCGGGGCGGCGTAATAGGGCATGGTGTAGACGCTTATCTAGTTTCTGTACAATGGATATTGGGGGAACAGCTTATCCGGGTCAGTGTAGAGGCCATCCTAGACATGGAGAGGGAGGGAGCGAAGAACCCGAGCCCGCCAGGCCTGGAGCGTGACCCGAGCCGTGATACTCCACATAAGGAGGAGGAAGACCCCTACGCCCTGGGAGCGCATGGTAGAGGAGGAGGCTAGGCGCCGCCACGTAGAGACCAGGGTGGAGCTAGAGGAGCTAGAACAGAGCATCATAGAGCACAGTGCAGAGGCTGCCCTCTTCCGCTCCACAAGCAGCGGCAAGAGGAGGAGACGCCGCAGCATACTTGGTGTCGTGAAGATAGCTATACGGCACTAAGCCCCCAATGTCAGCTTCTCCACGGCGGCCATGGCCCGGGGGCCCAGCCACGCCTTGTACCCGCTGCTCGCGCCTTAGCACTAGAGGCTTCTAGCCCGGCGCCGTCTCTTCTCGGCTAGACCTACGCTCCATCCCTTTTTACCCGGGCGTAGTGCCCGCGGGTTCTCTGCACAGCACTTAGCCCCGGGGGGCCGTGGAGGCGGCCCCCGGGGCATGGGGCACTACATGGCTGGATAGAGGCCGGGGGTTTCTCCGGCTGCACGGCTGTGAGGAGGGCGATTGGGGCCGAGGAGGGGCCACGGGGCCTCCTGTGGGGAGCCCGTGCTCCGTGCCGAGCCGTCTACCCGGGGCCCCGCAGACACGATCTAAACGATCTGCATCCTGTCCCGGTATCCGGGCTGGCCCGGAGGCTGGGCGCTGCGTCCTTAATACCGGGCTGCACGGGGCGTGGACCCCTCGGTGGCGTGGGGGGCTGTGACCGGACGCCTGGGCCTTAGCCCGTAGCGCGGGGTGCTGAGCCTGTGCAACGGGGCGAGCCTCCACGCTGCCGCTAGCGTATAGCCTCGGGGGAGGTGCTGCTGGGAGCCTTGGCTGAGGAGGGCTATGTGCTGCTGCTCGGCCCTGGTAGTCTGGGCGAGCTCCTGGGCCTAGACGCTGCGCTGGCAGAGCCGCTGGATCTCTACAATGCGGCGCGGGGGAGGACTAGGCGGGGGCTGGAGCTGCTGCGGGCTGCCCTGGAGAGGGGCGTTGTCCGGAGGGTCGTCTACCTTAGTGTTGACGGCGTTCTGCCGAGGCTGCTTGGGGGCGAGCACGTGCTGGATGTCTACGGCTCTGCCTCTAGGATGCGCTGCACGCGCTGCGGCCGGAAGTGGTGGCTAGAGGAGGGCACCGTGTGCCCGGGCTGCGGGGCTCCGGGCCAGCGCGACTACCAGGATGCGCCGCGGAGCCGGCTACTAGGCGAGGCAATATACGAGCTGACCACAGCGGGCACCGTGGCGGTCCACGGGCTCGGCGAGCCGCCGCTAGCGCTGGGGGCTGTGCTGGCCCTAGCGGCCTCCAGGTTTACACGTGTCGTCTTGCTCGAGCCGGTGCCCCAGCAGCTACGGGGGCTCGGGCTAGAGGAGCCGGGCAAAAACCTGGTAGAGCTTCTCGAGGAGCTGGCAGCGCTACAGAGTGGAGGGCCTAGCTAGCCGCTCTTTCTGCGAGCCATGTAGCCTAGCGCTATGAGCACAGCCGCGACCACCGTGAACCCTGCTGTGAGCGCTGCCGGGCTCATCCCGGCTGGCGTGGTGCTAGTCCTTGTCTCCTCTGGAGCGGCTGTAGGCGTGCCCGCGGTCTCTTCCCCGGTTATCGTGGTAGCTGTGCTAGCAGCTGTGGTTGTTGTGGTGCTGGCTTCGTGGGCGCTCGTTGTCGTGTTCCCGGGTACCCGTTCTGTGGGCGTCTCGGCGGCTGTCTCCGTGGCGGTGTGTGTCCCAGTCTGCGCCATAGCCGTGGTGTTTGCCACTGTTGTGGCCTGCATGGCTGTTGATGTGGCTTCCTGCTTCCGGGCCGTCTCGGCTTCTCCCAGCTTTACCTCTAGGAGCTGCTCTGTGGAGCTGAGCTTGGCGACGTAGATGGGCGCCCCGGCGCTGCCTGGCATCCTGGTCGCGTTGGGCGCTTGTAGCGGCAGCTGCGACTCTAGCGTTATGTCTGCCTGCTGGACCCCTAGTGGTGGGAGCTGGAGCAGCTCGGCTACTACCCTTAGCGCGGCCTCCGCTGATTCTTCGGGGCTGGCTCCAGGCTTGTAGAAGCCTACCCCCTCTACCCTGTAGTGGAGTGTATCGTTCTCCTGCACTAGCTCTAGCGAGGCGTCACCAGCAACCGTTACAGCTATCCCTTCCTCGACTAGGCGTGCGCCTATGAGCAGCTGCTCTGAGCCGCCCCCGGTGATGCCAGCGAGTGACGCCATGAAGCCGCCGAACAGGTTGTAGGCGAGTACCCTCTCGACGTTCTCCCGCGGGCCGCTCAGCTCTATCACGCCTTTAGCATCCACACGCATACCACTAGTCATGTCTACTACCAGCTCTAGCCTCTGGCTACGGTCCAGCACGGAGCCAAGCTCATCTATGCTGCGGGCAGCGCTACGCAGCCTATCCACCTCGTCTGGCTTAAGTACACCAGCCCTAGCCAGGCCGGAGAGCAGCTGCTCCCTGTACGCCCTAGCGTCGAACACTGCCACAAAGGACCCGTCCACAGAGAGAACATTGCCAGCCACGTCAACGCTCGCAGAGAGTGCATCCACCCGGATCATCGGCAATCCCAGGCTCTGGAGCAGCGCCGTAGCAGCAATAGGGTTGAGGAAACGCTTCAGGCTCTCAGCAGCACGCTCCGCCTCGCTAGCATTACCAGCCTCATAAACTATGGACAGGTTGCCCGCTATACGGTAGTACCCGGTACCAGCCTGGCTGAATACACCGCTGACATTCAGAACAAGCCCAGGAGCATCGATGCTCGCAGCCAGCGTACCATTGCCCCCCTGCTCCTTGACAAGCAGCGTCATGGCTAGGGGCATCTGCCCGACACCAGTCTCTGCTAGTAGCGTCGAATTCGTAGCCACTACGTAGCTAGCATTACCCTCGGACACGTTACCCGTGATATTGACGGTATCCTCCATATATGCTAGCCTCATACCAGCCCCAGGCTCCGTGCTCATAAGCGTAGCAATACTCATGTTGACCCATACAACACCATTACTATCGACCAGCATGGATATGGACGACGTGTTGCCCGCTAAGGCCGTGTCCGCAGCACGTGCCGCCGGAGCAGCTGCAGCTAGTGCAAGAAGCACGGCAGCAGCGAGCATCATGAGACCAAGCCATGTGTAGTTATACATCCCTCACAGCACCAGGGTATAGCCCAGGACACACCCTCAAAATAATATAAAAACATATCCTAAGGGATGCATCCAAGCGTCCACCCCCGCCCCAGCTACCCGGGACAACACAACCCCAGGAAGACTACGACCGAGCACACCCTGGACAGAAGCAAGGCAAGACCAGCGAGTGGGATGGGGTGAGGGAAAAAGGTGTGATTTGTGGTGTGGGTTTGGGCTATAGGTGTTAGCTGACGCTTAGTACCTGTATGTTGAATATTAGCGGTAGGCTGTCGAATAGCATGCCTTCCTTAGCCTCGTAGTAGGCCTTAGCCTCTATCTTTGCGTTGCCATTGTCATCAAAGTCCTCGTTGTCTAGTATTATGACTGCGCTAGGCTTGTCTATGCTTATCACGGCCTTTATTTCCTGGACATCGCCAGCTACGCTCTTTAGCACTATCTGTAGGTAGTCGAAGTAGGGCTTTAGCTGCTCAGCGTTGGCAAGGGTCACCTTGATCTTTACTACGTCTACCTGGTCCCGAGCAGTCACGTTGAAGTAGCCCATGTCCTTGCTGCCCTGTGCGCCAGCAGCAGGGTCTATGTTGGTGTCGAGCTTGCTCACTACGTCTATTGGCTCTTTTACTGCCTGGGCCTCGCCGGTGGCGTAGAAGCTGCTGAGGGGGCTCTGGGTTGTGGCGAAGCCGGCTAGCAGGGCGAGGGCGGCAGCCGAGGCGATGATGCCAGCCAGAGCCAGAGCCGTGGGCCTCATAGCCAACACACCCTTCTCCTCTTCTCTACGGCCCCCAGCGGGGCCGTGTATACACTGCTGTGTGCTAGATAGAAAACTGGCTCGCATGAGGGTCTCTAGCTCCGATGAAACATAATGTATAAAAGGAGGTTGCCTAGCTGATGTTGATGAACTTGCGGCGTCTACGTGTCTATGTTTTATGCCCGGCCCTTAGCTTAGTCAGTTTCAGTTAGGGGTTGGGATTGGACAGGCTGAGTTTCTTGGCTCAGATGGCGGCGAGCCCCTATACTGTGCTGTGCTGGGCGGGCTGTGAGGAGTGAGCCCCGCGTATGCTCCCTTAGGCGGTCCCGCGGAGCCCCCCTTGCTGGGCTGTGAGGTGCTAGGGGTGGACCGAGCCTCTATACTAGACTTCCTGGGCGAGTATGGTGTGTAGCATTATTTGATTGGTGGTGTCTCGTCTGTTTGGGTGATGAGGCCTGCATCGGGGGACCCGGGGGCTATGGGCTGCCCGGGGAGGCCCGGTGTCTTCCCTGCGGCTGACGGTTATGGGGCGGCTCTAGGCTATGGTTATGCGCCGTGGTGTCGCGCCTCCAGTATCCATGGTTGTGTTCTCGACACTGGCTGGTCTGCTCTGCTGGCATACTGGTGGAGTACGTAGGTCTTCCTCCTGAGCATGTTGAGCATGTATATTGTTCTGGCTGTCAGTCTCTATCGCGTCTATCACCTCGTCTACAGCCTCGTGTACAGTGGATGGCGTGTATACTACCACCTTCATGCCTGCTGTAGTGTTTGCTACGAGTGCTAGGTCTTTTAGCTCAGCGATTGTTGAGGGTATTGCTACTACTGCTTTAGCTCCGCCCAGTATGACTGCGAGTGCCGACACGGCTAGGCGTAGGAGGACCGAGGAGCGTGTACCAGCCACGTTCACTACCACTGTTGTCCCGTTACGTGTAGCTGCTATGTCTACTGGTAGTACTAGGCCTCCACCTAGGGGTATCTGGGCCGTCACTGTGTAGCCGCGCAGCCTAAGCGCCTCTGCTACTAGGT
The window above is part of the Pyrodictium abyssi genome. Proteins encoded here:
- a CDS encoding MMPL family transporter, with the translated sequence MGAAEIIAKRPLAVVALWIVLAVAAAPLFAKLSTVVKEQQYTLPENSETVKASRLLEKVTGGEGSVGVIVVTGVNLHDNNTVLRLVEWGKEFNDTVTGRYMKDVNALPVMLASVNETLYEAMLEAVNASTSHAREIYESFNQIDEAYASGLENATKQVELINKSITGLVQADRGYAEAYRGLLNLTGVLNQTITGIAGIDLALVNATDKLLALAEKLNETALGLQRLDEAYSGLYQGLVSGAQQLKAVLSNTTLVGGIEQAMAYTWWQVGRAYYYLEAYNGSYEAYAAAANLTMVDPQLAPLPQDQAIAAWMAVKSLVEKGLDPDTAAAQVAGETLADRTPPEAKSLLPVLTQQWLEALAEAKKEANVTEAISLYQLPPRHVESQLQVLGLARKAASTATERITAGSSQIAATLLAQQLAQQGLPMDAAERLAAGAVEGTLSPRDVAALVAARAAEEMQLPGNATAVMVGILVESDPEATGLLARGWDRALAAAEKLLESLGAPRPAVEAAARVLANGLDRGVAAEEAARLLEAQLPSEAAGLVPAVLKADPEAQGKLASPEAAAELAAGIVYEAAKEKGMPLPREVVEKLALLVARGEASPEKLRELALGLLEQQVAEKTGDQEQARLIAEAVSRFDPLAEGRLATNETLAVEAVLWMAGKQGMEIPLTVDKVEEMLHSKEAVRRIVAEMLREQILSHVPEEARPAVERIVEVVVKEGPGVPEDRKWSVIEDTMREMAEKNMDKMKMGDFEPPKWLPEELARLSVEAARGETTVEEAARLLTEKLLLGSIYPRLLRETEGLLVSSDHTAFLVMGELLGETQDEKAENTVAAGREAEKLLGGLGIAYEKVYVSGSDLLMNQVKEYARKDVEGTSRYSELGTFIVLLLILESVFAVILPYLGIFLGLVVGGALAYLAASHGWIDLNSQTQALMMTTALGLGADYAGYIVHRFREEYAKLGDAREAARRALKRAGPAVVASALTVIIGFGSLLLGWDIGFLRSMGEAIPITVAATAFASLTLVPALLALVGGRSWFWWPRRPSKERHVDRESRVMKALLRYEVPLLAAMAALILVSGYFYVNFKGSHDMKLMLPSDAPALEAFDVLKKEFMPGASDPVYVVAVLPRSLWSDKTVAAMVDELTEEIASVPGVAKVMAPTRPTGAKTGLEEARKAGGTRLTSEDGRIAVIQVLLGVDPYSREGEDAIREIHRIAHNYAEQHGFEVYVGGAPYGVLEMDELLHQRYYYRILPAASLLMVLVFTAIFGSLVASIAALAVIMGAAMMGITASILVFQEAMGKQVVWFLHIVSMMAVLGVGMDYNSFFLARALEECHRTGCDPKKAVARAAGAVSLFIVGLSLVVTSAYASMLTASNIGMQEMGFTLAATVLLAGLMSAYLLTPLVVSILGRHAWWPWGMKKRIEH
- a CDS encoding PadR family transcriptional regulator gives rise to the protein MVSQALEMRTRYMILLLLAEGPKTGYELMKRIRSIFAEAGGGASPGTVYPVLRGLEEEGYIESSEEPHGARQRKVYRITEKGIEQLLRMINKGLYVVEATIKLHMAAAQCLARSPRGELLPLLREILARLGRIEELTGELRDMLQRVVAVYDEAQQGRGAGQGNAIKG
- the hypB gene encoding hydrogenase nickel incorporation protein HypB, whose protein sequence is MVEVVRFIGKNIVEENARLAEKLRRLYNEAGVKVFEFLGGPGSGKTSVIERLVERMLRDYRPDEIGYIGGDIATTLDTERIARYGVRHVQINTGGTCHLEVPHVEAAIRALGGAEALRRLKVLIIENVGNLICPFNFPLGAHARVLVADVAEGEDKFVKHPLSTRASDVIVINKVDIAGAVDVDVEKLVRDARSLNPRAPIVLVSARTGQGIEELYRVLMELAGSGG
- a CDS encoding hydrogenase maturation nickel metallochaperone HypA; translation: MHETSIALSILAAVEDAFRSTPGARRVTRIRLQVGMLSLIDPEALRFALRVVSRGTPAEDAEIDIEMVEPRFRCQSCGHEWGPSPEDVKRISEDPNLSTLVHIHPDALARYLRCPRCQGGNVEITRGHGVVLHSVSIETDGDEGGEA
- a CDS encoding endonuclease III; this encodes MERRSLEERVRLIVERLLEWYRDEPWWRREKAEPLRVMLSILLSNRSNRRVVRRVVAELLERYPRLEDMLGDPDGVRKALQPLGLAALRARAVLGLARLLAETGGVESFLGLPAEEARRRLLTIPGVGEKTADVLLMALWDADVFPVDTHIARIASRLGLVEPGARPEQVRRLLEPLIPRGLRARAHLAMIQLGREVCRPRRPRCSECPLRGLCSFPRGTEAG
- a CDS encoding winged helix-turn-helix domain-containing protein; its protein translation is MKYVRKGSVASRRDRVGIVASILRVLDEHGPSTKTAIMRLAEINSRSFEEYVERFLVPRGLVEKRRFRDHYIYAITPQGKMIQAVLDVVKDLVHRDEPEYVKMLRDLVAEALRLRGYTVTAQIPLGGGLVLPVDIAATRNGTTVVVNVAGTRSSVLLRLAVSALAVILGGAKAVVAIPSTIAELKDLALVANTTAGMKVVVYTPSTVHEAVDEVIDAIETDSQNNIHAQHAQEEDLRTPPVCQQSRPASVENTTMDTGGATPRRITIA